From a region of the Melospiza georgiana isolate bMelGeo1 chromosome 23, bMelGeo1.pri, whole genome shotgun sequence genome:
- the NGF gene encoding beta-nerve growth factor, whose amino-acid sequence MPMLFYTLTVAFLIGTQAAPKSEDNAPLEFPAEHSQLSTRSDRHRIAQEAPQTSHGHTAWSLGTREALNITVDPKIFRKRRFRSPRVLFSTEPPPLAGQGRNLGFLSGAGAPNRTARSRRSTHPVLHRGEFSVCDSVSMWVGDKTTATDIKGKEVTVLGEVNINNNVFKQYFFETKCRDPKPVSGGCRGIDAKHWNSYCTTTHTFVKALTMEGKQAAWRFIRIDTACVCVLSRKAARP is encoded by the coding sequence ATGCCCATGCTGTTCTACACTCTGACTGTAGCTTTTTTGATCGGCACACAGGCAGCTCCCAAGTCAGAGGACAATGCCCCACTGGAGTTTCCTGcagaacattcccagctcagcACCCGGAGCGACCGACACCGCATTGCCCAGGAGGCTCCGCAGACGTCCCACGGCCACACCGCGTGGAGCCTCGGCACGAGAGAAGCCCTAAACATCACCGTGGACCCCAAAATCTTTCGGAAGCGGCGTTTCCGCTCTCCCCGGGTGCTGTTCAGCACGGAGCCCCCGCCgctggccgggcagggccggAATTTGGGATTTCTCAGCGGCGCGGGGGCTCCCAACAGgactgccaggagcaggaggagcacgCACCCCGTGCTGCACCGCGGGGAGTTCTCGGTGTGCGACAGCGTCAGCATGTGGGTCGGGGACAAAACCACGGCCACCGACATCAAGGGCAAGGAGGTGACGGTGCTGGGCGAGGTCAACATCAACAACAACGTCTTTAAGCAGTATTTTTTCGAGACCAAGTGCAGGGACCCCAAGCCGGTGTCGGGCGGGTGCCGCGGCATCGACGCCAAGCACTGGAACTCGTACTGCACCACCACCCACACCTTCGTCAAGGCCCTGACCATGGAGGGCAAGCAGGCGGCCTGGAGGTTCATCCGCATCGACACCGCCTGCGTCTGCGTGCTCAGCAGGAAGGCGGCCAGGCCCTGA